One window of the Zea mays cultivar B73 chromosome 3, Zm-B73-REFERENCE-NAM-5.0, whole genome shotgun sequence genome contains the following:
- the LOC100383731 gene encoding uncharacterized protein LOC100383731, translated as MVAPPSMASSSWSSSPSSGERPNLQPRHGRCPARTSGASSLAGARRPTSPHLPWPRASSATGRRSLVPQWPRNLRVSCDVPIYAALPRAIDLCSLDVPSSLTVCLSYAAPSLFPLVATKSCSTRSSGAALSSLWGLLGSPCFKMSSNLPATAVSSSPSLFNFGDHYHLH; from the coding sequence ATGGTCGCACCCCCCTCCATGGCTTCTTCCAGCTGGAGCTCGTCGCCGTCCTCTGGTGAACGCCCGAACCTCCAACCTCGCCATGGACGCTGTCCTGCACGCACCAGCGGTGCTTCCTCCCTCGCCGGAGCTCGCCGGCCAACCTCGCCTCACCTTCCATGGCCGCGTGCGAGCTCCGCTACCGGGCGTCGTTCCCTTGTGCCACAGTGGCCCCGCAATCTCCGCGTCTCTTGCGACGTCCCGATCTACGCAGCCCTGCCCCGTGCCATTGATCTGTGCAGCCTTGACGTGCCATCGTCGTTAACAGTTTGCCTCTCCTACGCTGCGCCATCCTTATTCCCTCTGGTCGCGACAAAATCCTGTTCCACCAGGTCGTCGGGCGCTGCTCTCAGCTCGCTATGGGGCTTGCTGGGCTCGCCATGTTTTAAAATGTCGTCGAATTTGCCTGCAACCGCGGTCTCGTCGAGTCCGTCGCTCTTCAACTTCGGCGACCACTATCATCTTCATTAG